The DNA window TCCGAGATTGTTCTGAACGCGCGCCCATAGTGTGGCGTGGCTGTCGCGCGATGGCATTGCCTCGCGGTAGCGGGCGATGGCGGCCAGGAGGGCGTTGTTGTCGCCCCGCTCGTCGCCATGCTGCCGAAGGGCGTCGGCGGAATCGGTGAGATAGTTGCCGCGACCCTCCGTATCCCCGGTTGGCAGCAGATTGGCGGCGGCGAGGAAATGGTCGGCGGCGGCGCGGTGGTCGGAACGCAGGGCGCTCAGCCGCGCACGTTCGGCGCGGGTGGCGGCTTGACGGCGGGCAAGATCGTCGACATTGGCCTGCGCCTTGGCGCGGGCGGCGGCCTGGGCGTTTTCCAGCGTGACCAGCAGGCGTTCGGCGTGATCGTAATCACCCTTTTCAATGGAGATTCGGGCCTCGGCCAGTGTCGGGCGGTCATCCGGGCCGGCGGATTGCTCCAGCGCGGTGAGGCGGTCCACCATCTCGCGGTATTGCAGGGCGATGCTGGTCAGTTTGGCGGTGAGCTGTTCGGGGGGAACCTGTTCGTGCCGCAGGATGGTGAAGAAGGAGGTCAGCGCCTCCCGGCTGATCGTGCCGAACTGGTCGGCGACGGCGATGGCCTTCGCTTCGGAGCTTGCGGACAGGTCGCGCACGCCCGCGAAGATGGCGGCGATCTGGTCCGGCGTCGCACCGTGGTTCGTCGTGATCGTGTTGCCGGTCATCGATTCGCCGGTGCTGGCGCCGCCGGTGCTGGCGCTGACGTGGGTGCCGCCGGTCTGGTCCGGTGCTGGCGCTTTGGATTTGCGCTGCCAAAGCCAGCCACCCGCACCGCCCGTGAGAGTCAGAACGGCCAGCACTGCGGACAGGGCTCCCGCATTCTGCTCGGCATTGAGCCATGCCCAGATCGTTCCGGCGAATATGGAAAGCGTATCGGTCATAACAACGCGCAGTCAGGGGGAGGATTGCGCGCATCGTGTCATGTGGGTGGAGTGTCCCGCAAGCGAGGCGTGTTGCGTGTTCCCGCAGTTTTGGCAAAGCGTGATCCATCCCCTCTCCCCCCCGCTTTCGCGCAAACGAAGTTTGCGCTGTCGCGGCAGGCGGACCAAAGGTCCGCTGAGAGCGGGGAGAGGGTTAGGGTGAGGGGGACGCGTGGCGGCCTTTCACCGAGAATCCACCATGTGCATCCCCCTCACCCCGACCCTCTCCCCGGGGGGCTATGGCATTCACACAATTCCAGGCATCGCTAAGCTTCTGAGATAAAAGGAACTTTGCGTCATCCCCGCGAAGGCGGGGATCCAGGAAACTCCGCAGATCAGCGGCGTATGTGGCTGGATTCCCGCCTTCGCGGGAATGACGGCCGACAAAGTTGCTTTATTTCAACGTCTTAAGTGACGCTAAGATGTGTGAATGCCATAGCTCCCCGGGGGGAGGGGGGATGGTGCCCGTTTTTCCTGCTGGCTGTTGCCCGCGACACCCGCTCGTTATAGGAATAATACCCTATATCCGTGCGGAGTCCCCATGCCCCCCGTTGCCCGGTTTCCCACCCCGTTCACCGCTCCCCGCCGCCCTCGCGCGGCCGGCGTGGAACACCTGAACAGGGTCCGGAAAACCGTTTCACGGTGTTTCAAACGTTCCATCCACCCCCGCGAAACAGGGGTGCCAACCTCAGAACTGTTCCTCGCTCAGCGCCATCACCGTGTTGCGGGCGCTGGCGATGGTCGGCAGCAGGGCGGGGGCGGTCGCCAGAACCTGCTCGGCGTAGAAGCGCGCGACGATCAGCTTGGTTTCCAGGAAGGAGGCGTTGGCGCCGGGCTGGCGCAGGCCCTCCATCGCCTTCATCGCCGAACGCGCCAGCATCCAGCCGCCGGCCACACTGCCCCACAGCTTCAGATACGCCACCGCACCGGCCGCGGCGCCCTGCAGGTCGCCCTCCGCCTGGGTCGCGACCATCCAGTCGATGGCCTTGTCCAGCGCGTCCAGCCCGGCCGACAACTCGGCCCGGATCACGGCGAGGTCGTCGCCGGGGGCCGCACCCAGCTCCTCCACCGTCGCCCGCATGTCGGCGACGAAGGCACGGGCGGCGGCCCCCTTGTCGCGGCCGGTCTTGCGGAAGGTCAGGTCGTTGCCGTGGATGCCGTTGGTGCCCTCATAGATCGGGGTGATGCGCGCATCGCGGTAATGCTGGGCCGCACCCGTCTCCTCGATGAAGCCCATGCCGCCATGGATCTGCACGCCGGTGGAGGCCACCTCGCAGCCGATGTCGGTCGACCACGCCTTGACGATGGGGGTCAGCACGTCGACCCGCGCGGTGGCCGCGGCCCGCACCGCCGGATCCTCGTGGTGGCGGGAGATGTCGAGCTGCGTGCCGGCATAGAGCGCCAGCGCCCGCGCCGCCTCGGTCTTGGCGCGCATGTCCAGCAGCATGCGGCGCACGTCGGGATGCTTGATGATGGCGACGCCGGCGCCCTTCGGATCGGCCAGATCCTTGCTCTGCACGCGGCTCCTGGCATAGTCGCGAGCCTGCTGATAGGCGCGCTCGGCAATCGCCACGCCCTGGATGCCGACGCCGAGCCGGGCGTTGTTCATCATCGTGAACATGTATTCGATGCCGCGGTTCTCCTCGCCGACGAGATAGCCGATGGCGCCCTCGTCGTCGCCATAGGCCATCACCGCGGTCGGGCTGGCCATGATGCCCAGCTTGTGCTCCAGGCTGGCGCAGCGCAGGTCGTTGCGCTGGCCGGGGGTGCCGTCGGGCTTGGGCAGGAACTTCGGCACGATGAACAGGCTGATGCCCTTGATGCCGGCCGGGGCGTCGGGCAGGCGGGCCAGCACCAGATGGACGATGTTCTCCGTCAGGTCATGCTCGCCATAGGTGATGAAGATCTTCTGGCCGGTGATGCGATAGCTGCCGTCGTCCGCCCGCACCGCCTTGGTCCGCACCGCGGCAAGGTCGCTGCCCGCCTGCGGTTCGGTCAGGTTCATCGTCCCGGTCCATTCGCCGGAGATCATCTTCGACAGGTAGACCGCCTTCTGCTCGTCGCTGGCATGCTCGGTCAGCAGATCCACCGCGCCCTGGGTCAGCAGCGGGCACAGGCCGAAGGACAGGTTGGCGGCCTGCCACATCTCGTTCACCGCGAAGGCGACGGTCCAGGGCAGGCCCTGCCCGCCATACTCTGGCTCGAAGGGCAGGCTGTTCCAGCCCGCTTCGGTGAACTGGCCGTAGGCCTCCTTCCAGCCGGTGGCGGTGCGGACGACGCCGTTCTCCAGCTTCGCGCCCTCCTTGTCGCCGACCCGGTTCAGCGGGGCGAGCACGCCGGAGGCGAATTTGCCGGCCTCTTCCAGGATGGCGTCGACCAGATCGGGGGCGGCGCTGTCGCAATGGGGCAGGGCGGCGATGGCGTCGAGGCCCACCACCTCGTTCAGGACGAAGCGCAGATCGTCGACCGGAGCGGTGTAGGTCATGGCGGGGCGGTTCTCCCAAGGCAGATTTATAGGGGAAAGATTGTTTGGTTTACCTATACGTTAACATACAGCATCGGATGGCGCTTGGCGAGAGGGCGGGATGCCGCGTGGTTAAGGCTAGGCCCGCCACACGGCGCCATCAAGTCCCCACCTGATTGGCACGGCGTCTGCATAGGAGTGTCCGCCTCCCACCGGGGCCTTCACACGGGGATCGACCCATGACCTACGCTTCCGCCCTCGGCAATCCCAGCGACACCGCCGCCCAGCAGGCCCGCGCATCCCGCGGCCCGGCCAATGTGGAGGCCGCCGTTCGCAATGCCAGCGCCAGGACAGGGGTCGATTTTTCCTACCTCATGGAAAAAGCTGCCGTGGAGAGCGGCTATCGCACGGACATAAAGTCCTCCTCCTCGTCGGCGACGGGGCTCTACCAGTTCATCGACAGCACCTGGCTGCAGACGATGAAGGAGCATGGCGCCGACCATGGCTATGGCAAATACGCCAATGCCATCCAGACCCGCAGCGACGGCCGCCCCTATGTCGCCGATCCGGCGATGAAGAAGGAGATCCTGGAGCTGCGCAAGGATCCGACCGCCTCGGCCCTGATGGCGGCGGAATACACCCGCGGCAACAAGGAGTATCTGGAGGAGACGGTGGGCGGCAAGATCGGCTCGACCGAGCTGTACATGGCCCACTTCCTGGGGGCCGGCGGCGCGTCGAAGTTCCTGAACGCGATGCAGGAGAATCCCGGCCGCACCGCCCGCGACGTCTTCCCCGATGCCGCCGCCGCCAACAAGAACGTCTTCTACGACAAGGCCACCGGCAAGGCGAAGTCGCTGAAGGAAATCTACGACCGCTTCGCCACCAAGTTCTCGGAGAACCCGCTGGCCAGCTTCGCCCCGGCCCAGGTGGCGACCGACGCCGTGCGCAAGCAGGACATGCCGGACGGTTTCACCACCCAGGTGCCGATGGCCCCGGCCAAGGCGCTGAACGGCACGCCGCTGTCGATCTATCAGGTGCTGGCGCTGAACGCGCTGGAGACGCCGGACGAGGTCGACAGCATCAGCGGCCGCCCGGCCCGCCTGCGCGACAAGGAGAACCGCCGCATGCGCGAGGAGCCGGTGCGGACCGACCAGACGGCGGACACCGGCGTCGCCATGGGCTTCGGGCTGGGGTTGGGCCGGATCGTCGGCTCCGAATCGGCGACGCCGGTCGCCTCCGCAACCGCGGGCGCCGCCGGCAAGGATGCCGTGACCAAGGCGGCTTGAGCGGGGCGGCAGGAGGTGGAGAGGGGCAAAATGCCCTACGCTGGCGCTTTGACTTGACGGCCGGATGGGTGCAAGGTCGCGCCGTTTTTTGGCGCTCACCCCTCAGGACCGATCATGAGCAACCAGCAGCCCGCCGTCACCTTCGAGGAAATCCGCGCGCTCGTGCGCAACCTGCCCGGCCCCGACCTGGAGGCCGGCACCGCGGCCCTCCAGCGCGAACGGCAGCTGACCAAGCCCGCTGGCTCGCTCGGCCGGCTGGAGGAGATCGCGCAGTGGATGGCGACCTGGCAGGGCCAGCACCCGGCCGAGCTTCGCCGCCCGCGCGTCGCCGTCTTCGCCGGCAACCATGGCGTGGCCGCCCGCGGCGTCTCGGCCTTTCCGGCCGAGGTGACGGTGCAGATGGTCGCCAACTTCCAGAATGGCGGTGCCGCGGTCAACCAGCTCTGCGAGGTGGCCGACGCCGACCTGCGCGTCTACGAGCTGGACCTGGAGAACCCGACCGCCGACTTCACCCAGGGTCCGGCCATGGGTGAGGAGGAATGCTGCCGCACCATGGCCTACGGCATGATGGCGGTTGAGATGGGCGTCCAGCTGCTGGCGCTGGGCGAGATGGGCATCGCCAACTCGACCTCGGCGGCGGCGATGTGCCTCGCCCTGTTCGGCGGCGAGGCGGCCGACTGGACCGGTCGCGGCACCGGCATCGACGATGCCGGCCTTGCCCGCAAGATCGCTGCGGTGGAGGCTGGCGTCGCCGCCAACCCGCAGGCCAAGGACGACCCGTTCGAGGCGCTGCGC is part of the Azospirillum lipoferum 4B genome and encodes:
- a CDS encoding tetratricopeptide repeat protein; this encodes MTDTLSIFAGTIWAWLNAEQNAGALSAVLAVLTLTGGAGGWLWQRKSKAPAPDQTGGTHVSASTGGASTGESMTGNTITTNHGATPDQIAAIFAGVRDLSASSEAKAIAVADQFGTISREALTSFFTILRHEQVPPEQLTAKLTSIALQYREMVDRLTALEQSAGPDDRPTLAEARISIEKGDYDHAERLLVTLENAQAAARAKAQANVDDLARRQAATRAERARLSALRSDHRAAADHFLAAANLLPTGDTEGRGNYLTDSADALRQHGDERGDNNALLAAIARYREAMPSRDSHATLWARVQNNLGLALTSLGERDGDSIRLRQAVDAHNNALLERTRDRVPLDWAMTQNNLGNALLSLGERDGDSTRLRQAVDAYNNALLEWTRDRVPLDWAITQNNLGNALSILGERDGDSAQLRQSVDAYNNALLERTRDRVPLDWAMTQNNLGVALRRLGERDGDSTGLRQAVDAYNNALLEYTRDRVPLDWAMTQNNLGAALQSFGERDGDSTGLRQAVDAYNNALLEYTRDRVPLHWAMTQSNMGNALRALAEQTRDMDSARQAVTAQEAALEMFTHLNAPYHITLATDNLATARATLTKLESSAAPAPHQ
- the cobT gene encoding nicotinate-nucleotide--dimethylbenzimidazole phosphoribosyltransferase, translating into MSNQQPAVTFEEIRALVRNLPGPDLEAGTAALQRERQLTKPAGSLGRLEEIAQWMATWQGQHPAELRRPRVAVFAGNHGVAARGVSAFPAEVTVQMVANFQNGGAAVNQLCEVADADLRVYELDLENPTADFTQGPAMGEEECCRTMAYGMMAVEMGVQLLALGEMGIANSTSAAAMCLALFGGEAADWTGRGTGIDDAGLARKIAAVEAGVAANPQAKDDPFEALRCLGGYEFAAIAGAILAARVARVPVLLDGFACTAAAAVLYKADRRALDHCMVAHRSVEPGHTRLMQAIGKEPLLDLGMRLGEGSGAALAINIVKSAVACHAGMATFADAGVSTQG
- a CDS encoding acyl-CoA dehydrogenase, which produces MTYTAPVDDLRFVLNEVVGLDAIAALPHCDSAAPDLVDAILEEAGKFASGVLAPLNRVGDKEGAKLENGVVRTATGWKEAYGQFTEAGWNSLPFEPEYGGQGLPWTVAFAVNEMWQAANLSFGLCPLLTQGAVDLLTEHASDEQKAVYLSKMISGEWTGTMNLTEPQAGSDLAAVRTKAVRADDGSYRITGQKIFITYGEHDLTENIVHLVLARLPDAPAGIKGISLFIVPKFLPKPDGTPGQRNDLRCASLEHKLGIMASPTAVMAYGDDEGAIGYLVGEENRGIEYMFTMMNNARLGVGIQGVAIAERAYQQARDYARSRVQSKDLADPKGAGVAIIKHPDVRRMLLDMRAKTEAARALALYAGTQLDISRHHEDPAVRAAATARVDVLTPIVKAWSTDIGCEVASTGVQIHGGMGFIEETGAAQHYRDARITPIYEGTNGIHGNDLTFRKTGRDKGAAARAFVADMRATVEELGAAPGDDLAVIRAELSAGLDALDKAIDWMVATQAEGDLQGAAAGAVAYLKLWGSVAGGWMLARSAMKAMEGLRQPGANASFLETKLIVARFYAEQVLATAPALLPTIASARNTVMALSEEQF